In the genome of Pseudomonas sp. P5_109, one region contains:
- a CDS encoding MFS transporter, with protein MQPQTLTGQASLVTPSRKRFFIMVLLFITVVINYLDRSNLSIAAPALTSDLGIDPIHVGLIFSAFGWTYAAMQIPGGWLVDRVPPRILYSVALLLWSVATVMLGFAASFIALFVLRMAVGALEAPAYPINSRVVTTWFPERERATAIGFYTSGQFVGLAFLTPVLAWLQHEFGWHMVFVATGSVGIVWALIWYAVYREPRDFKGANDAEIDLIREGGGLVDIQAEQAKVKAKFSWTDLGIVLTKRKLWGIYLGQFCLNSTLWFFLTWFPTYLVKYRGMDFIKSGLLASLPFLAAFVGVLCSGFFSDFLIRRGCTVGFARKLPIISGLLISTSIIGANFVESTPLVIAFLALAFFGNGLASITWSLVSTLAPARLLGLTGGVFNFIGNLSAIATPIVIGFLATGDSFAPAITYISVLALIGALSYILLVGKVERIKL; from the coding sequence ATGCAACCGCAAACCCTCACCGGGCAGGCGTCGTTGGTGACGCCCAGCCGTAAGCGTTTTTTCATCATGGTGCTGTTGTTCATCACGGTGGTGATCAACTATCTGGATCGCAGCAACCTGTCGATTGCTGCGCCGGCGCTGACCAGCGACCTGGGCATCGATCCGATCCATGTCGGTCTGATTTTCTCCGCATTCGGCTGGACCTACGCCGCCATGCAGATCCCCGGCGGTTGGTTGGTGGACCGCGTGCCGCCACGGATCCTGTATAGCGTCGCCTTGCTGCTGTGGTCGGTGGCCACGGTGATGCTCGGCTTCGCTGCCAGTTTCATCGCACTGTTCGTGCTGCGCATGGCGGTCGGTGCCCTGGAAGCGCCGGCGTACCCGATCAACAGTCGCGTGGTCACTACTTGGTTCCCCGAGCGCGAGCGCGCCACGGCCATCGGTTTCTACACCTCCGGGCAATTCGTCGGCTTGGCTTTCCTGACGCCGGTGCTGGCCTGGCTGCAGCACGAATTCGGCTGGCATATGGTGTTCGTTGCCACGGGTTCGGTGGGCATTGTGTGGGCGCTGATCTGGTACGCGGTGTATCGCGAGCCGCGGGATTTCAAAGGCGCCAATGACGCGGAAATCGACTTGATCCGCGAGGGCGGCGGGTTGGTGGATATCCAGGCCGAGCAGGCCAAGGTCAAAGCCAAATTCAGCTGGACCGACCTTGGCATTGTCCTGACCAAGCGCAAGCTCTGGGGTATCTACCTCGGGCAGTTCTGCCTCAACTCGACGTTGTGGTTTTTCCTGACCTGGTTCCCGACTTACCTGGTGAAATATCGCGGCATGGACTTCATCAAGTCCGGGCTGTTGGCATCGCTGCCGTTTCTCGCCGCGTTTGTCGGTGTGCTGTGTTCCGGGTTCTTCTCGGACTTTTTGATCCGTCGCGGCTGCACGGTAGGTTTCGCCCGCAAGTTGCCGATCATCAGCGGCTTGCTGATTTCCACCTCGATCATCGGCGCCAACTTCGTTGAGTCGACACCGCTGGTGATTGCCTTCCTCGCGCTGGCGTTTTTCGGCAACGGCCTGGCTTCGATCACCTGGTCGCTGGTGTCGACCCTGGCTCCGGCGCGCCTGCTCGGGCTGACCGGCGGGGTGTTCAACTTCATCGGCAACCTGTCGGCGATCGCCACGCCTATCGTGATCGGTTTCCTCGCGACAGGTGATTCCTTTGCCCCGGCGATCACCTACATCTCGGTATTGGCGTTGATTGGCGCGCTGTCCTACATCCTGCTGGTGGGCAAGGTCGAGCGTATCAAGTTGTAG